In the genome of Burkholderia diffusa, one region contains:
- a CDS encoding IMPACT family protein: MPTTINVTYTLSASRTTELEIRKSRFIAFAIPVEDRDAAMQALQRLRDEHPTATHVCWALLAGGQSGMSDDGEPSGTAGRPILEVLRHHDLDGVLGAVVRYYGGVKLGAGGLVRAYTDAIASALLDAERVERIRHTRFAIEIGYPDEARVRRWIEQAGYELVDSTYGMTVRLVIKLPETAEAAAKTELFDLTQGRSGFPDL, translated from the coding sequence ATGCCGACAACGATCAACGTGACTTACACCTTATCCGCCTCCCGCACGACCGAACTCGAAATCCGCAAGAGCCGCTTCATCGCGTTCGCGATCCCCGTCGAGGACCGCGACGCCGCAATGCAGGCGTTGCAGCGCCTTCGCGACGAGCACCCGACGGCCACCCACGTGTGCTGGGCACTGCTTGCCGGCGGCCAGTCCGGCATGTCCGACGACGGCGAGCCGTCGGGCACGGCCGGCCGGCCTATTCTCGAAGTGCTGCGTCATCACGATCTCGACGGCGTGCTCGGCGCGGTCGTCCGCTACTACGGCGGCGTGAAGCTCGGCGCGGGCGGCCTGGTCCGCGCCTATACGGATGCGATCGCTTCGGCGCTGCTCGATGCCGAGCGCGTCGAACGCATTCGCCACACGCGATTTGCGATCGAAATCGGCTACCCGGACGAGGCACGCGTGCGTCGCTGGATCGAGCAGGCGGGTTACGAGCTGGTGGACAGTACGTACGGGATGACGGTGAGGCTCGTGATCAAGCTGCCGGAAACGGCCGAGGCGGCGGCAAAGACCGAGTTGTTCGATTTGACGCAGGGGCGCTCGGGCTTCCCCGATCTATGA
- a CDS encoding glycoside hydrolase family 3 C-terminal domain-containing protein: protein MRDTLWPAAVLAAALCTTAYAGNADFNSQGDATDTFASSAAQRRADLLVRKMTLDEKLQFIHSQYEMSKVPNGGAGYIQGVPRLGIPDLNMVDSATGSGSTSLASTTFPATIAVAASWDRRLSYDYGKQVAIQLRAQGFGMGLGGGTNLAREPRGGRLFEYLGEDPLLAGDLLAERTLATQRQKVIATIKHYAGNEQEHGRMGGNTQIDERTLRELYLLPFEIAAKRGQPGSVMCSYNRLNGTYACENTHLLNDVLKNEWGFQGQVQSDWGAAHSTAAAINAGLDEEEDVGPTVYLTPAAVKQAIANGSVSTARLDDMVRRKLAVMLRVGVMDDPAKGGGTIDFAAANRFAQGVAEQSIVLLKNDGNQLPLAAAALSRIAVIGGHADAAVLSGGGSGNTRDPVTGSFAGCGGLTFGSSTGCSWWRNPWLKVDVPIVAAIRALAPAAQVTFAGNSDQQSPFRAYTQQEIDQAAALAGRSDVAIVVVAQPAGEDFGDLQSLSLANPSNQDALVEAVARANPHTIVVVQSGNPVLMPWKDNVSAIVEAWYPGEAGGKAIANVLFGAVNPSGKLPVTFPARDQDSPAWGQNGAFENDPVYAEKLNMGYRWYDARNIKPMFEFGYGLSYTHFAYSGLSVSRQRDGSLSVAFTVRNDGRVAGAETPQVYLGVPYKDEPPKRLVGWEKIRLNPGEARHVRVTVSPRMQSVWDTSRNGWKVVPGGTVYVGASSRDIRLQGS, encoded by the coding sequence ATGCGGGACACACTCTGGCCGGCCGCCGTGCTGGCAGCGGCCCTCTGCACCACCGCCTACGCAGGCAACGCCGATTTCAATTCGCAGGGCGACGCCACCGACACGTTTGCATCGTCGGCCGCACAACGGCGCGCCGACCTCCTCGTGCGGAAGATGACGCTCGACGAGAAATTGCAGTTCATTCATTCGCAATACGAAATGTCTAAAGTGCCGAACGGCGGCGCCGGCTACATCCAGGGTGTGCCGCGACTCGGCATTCCCGATCTCAACATGGTCGACTCCGCGACCGGCTCCGGCAGCACGTCGCTCGCGAGCACGACCTTCCCCGCGACGATTGCCGTTGCCGCGAGCTGGGATCGCCGCCTGTCGTACGACTATGGCAAGCAGGTCGCGATCCAGTTGCGTGCGCAAGGATTCGGCATGGGCCTCGGCGGCGGAACCAACCTCGCGCGCGAGCCGCGCGGCGGCCGGCTGTTCGAGTATCTCGGCGAGGATCCGCTGCTCGCCGGCGACCTGCTCGCGGAGCGCACGCTCGCCACGCAGCGGCAGAAGGTCATCGCGACCATCAAGCACTATGCCGGCAACGAGCAGGAACATGGCCGGATGGGCGGCAACACGCAGATCGACGAGCGCACACTGCGCGAACTCTACCTGCTGCCGTTCGAGATTGCCGCGAAACGCGGGCAGCCAGGCAGCGTGATGTGCAGCTACAACCGCCTGAACGGTACGTATGCATGCGAGAACACTCATCTGCTGAACGACGTGCTGAAGAATGAATGGGGCTTCCAGGGCCAGGTGCAGTCCGACTGGGGGGCGGCGCACAGCACCGCTGCGGCGATCAATGCCGGGCTCGACGAGGAAGAGGACGTTGGGCCGACCGTCTACCTCACGCCAGCCGCCGTCAAGCAGGCAATCGCGAACGGCTCCGTGTCGACCGCGCGCCTCGACGACATGGTGCGACGCAAGCTGGCCGTGATGCTTCGCGTTGGCGTGATGGACGATCCAGCCAAGGGCGGCGGCACGATCGATTTCGCGGCGGCGAACCGGTTCGCACAGGGGGTCGCCGAGCAGTCGATCGTACTGCTGAAGAACGACGGCAACCAGCTGCCGCTGGCGGCGGCGGCGTTGTCGCGCATCGCCGTGATTGGCGGCCACGCCGATGCGGCCGTGCTGTCTGGCGGCGGCTCGGGCAACACGCGCGATCCTGTCACCGGTTCGTTCGCAGGCTGCGGCGGGCTGACCTTCGGGTCGTCGACAGGTTGCAGCTGGTGGCGCAATCCGTGGCTCAAGGTCGACGTGCCGATCGTCGCGGCGATCCGCGCGCTCGCGCCGGCAGCGCAGGTCACATTCGCGGGCAACAGCGACCAGCAGTCGCCGTTCCGCGCGTACACGCAACAGGAAATCGACCAGGCCGCGGCGCTCGCGGGCCGCTCGGACGTCGCGATCGTCGTGGTCGCGCAGCCGGCCGGTGAGGACTTCGGTGATCTGCAAAGCCTGAGCCTCGCGAATCCGTCGAACCAGGACGCACTCGTCGAAGCGGTCGCACGTGCGAATCCGCACACGATCGTCGTCGTCCAGAGCGGCAATCCGGTGCTGATGCCGTGGAAGGACAACGTGTCGGCGATCGTCGAGGCGTGGTATCCGGGCGAGGCCGGCGGCAAGGCCATCGCGAACGTGCTGTTCGGCGCGGTCAATCCGTCCGGCAAACTGCCCGTCACGTTCCCGGCGCGCGACCAGGATTCACCGGCGTGGGGGCAAAACGGTGCGTTCGAGAACGACCCGGTCTACGCGGAGAAGCTGAACATGGGCTATCGCTGGTACGACGCGCGCAACATCAAGCCGATGTTTGAATTCGGCTACGGGCTGTCGTACACGCACTTCGCGTATTCGGGCCTGTCGGTGTCGCGGCAACGGGACGGCTCGCTGAGCGTTGCATTTACCGTGCGCAATGACGGCCGCGTCGCCGGCGCGGAAACGCCGCAGGTTTATCTCGGCGTGCCGTACAAGGACGAACCGCCGAAGCGGCTGGTCGGCTGGGAAAAAATCCGGCTGAATCCGGGTGAGGCACGGCATGTACGCGTGACCGTGTCGCCGCGGATGCAGAGCGTGTGGGACACGTCGCGCAACGGCTGGAAGGTCGTGCCGGGCGGGACTGTGTATGTGGGTGCGTCGTCGCGCGATATCCGGCTGCAGGGAAGTTGA
- a CDS encoding oligosaccharide flippase family protein, producing MSNLKKNFLLLLMLQISMYAVPLLIAPLLTHALGPEGYGQLAFSLAVIAYLTNCTSYSFDLTATPRIALARDDRAERSRIFWATLYAQIGIAMICFIVLIGLIVLVGRFGEDRDLLLIGFGMVAGVAFTPGWYFQGMEKLRALSVILFVGRILSLPAMFALVHGPADIDRAMIVNAAVPTLSALVLAVYLYAQREIDFVRVGFTDIAESLKGGWQVFLASTSIAFYASTNTVLLGFVSGNVAAGYFAAGDKLIRAALSMLQPLKAATYPRISYLMRHARNDAFSFLRKLFVVQVAMVLGISLAIFFGAPLAVRILYGPSYEPTVQVLRWMAFIPFMAGMTDLFGVQTMLPLGMKSEFTRVLMSSGILNIVLVPVLAKYFAELGAAAAVLTAEAAVAAALATVVYRAGIPLPGSPVARRG from the coding sequence ATGTCAAACCTCAAGAAGAACTTCCTGCTGCTGCTGATGCTGCAGATTTCGATGTATGCGGTGCCGCTGCTGATCGCACCGTTGCTCACGCATGCGCTGGGCCCGGAGGGCTACGGGCAGCTCGCGTTCTCGCTCGCGGTCATCGCATACCTCACCAACTGCACGAGCTACAGCTTCGACCTGACCGCCACGCCGCGCATCGCGCTCGCCCGCGACGATCGCGCCGAACGCTCGCGCATCTTCTGGGCGACGCTGTATGCGCAGATCGGCATCGCGATGATCTGTTTCATCGTGCTGATCGGCCTGATCGTGCTGGTCGGCCGCTTCGGCGAAGACCGCGACCTGCTGCTGATCGGCTTCGGGATGGTGGCCGGCGTGGCATTCACGCCGGGCTGGTATTTCCAGGGCATGGAGAAGTTGCGCGCGCTGAGCGTGATCCTGTTCGTCGGCCGCATCCTGAGCCTGCCGGCGATGTTCGCGCTCGTGCATGGCCCGGCAGACATCGACCGCGCGATGATCGTCAACGCCGCCGTCCCGACGCTGTCCGCGCTCGTGCTGGCGGTCTATCTGTATGCCCAGCGCGAAATCGACTTCGTTCGCGTCGGTTTCACCGACATCGCCGAATCGCTGAAAGGCGGCTGGCAGGTGTTCCTCGCATCGACGTCCATCGCGTTCTATGCGTCGACCAACACCGTGCTGCTCGGCTTCGTATCGGGCAACGTCGCAGCCGGCTATTTCGCCGCCGGCGACAAGCTGATCCGCGCGGCGCTCAGCATGCTCCAGCCGCTGAAGGCCGCCACCTATCCGCGCATCAGCTATCTGATGCGGCATGCGCGAAACGACGCGTTCTCCTTTCTCCGCAAGCTGTTCGTCGTGCAGGTCGCGATGGTGCTCGGCATCTCGCTCGCGATCTTCTTCGGCGCGCCGCTCGCCGTGCGCATCCTGTACGGTCCCTCATACGAACCGACGGTCCAGGTTCTGCGGTGGATGGCCTTCATTCCATTCATGGCGGGGATGACCGATCTATTCGGTGTGCAGACGATGCTGCCGCTCGGGATGAAGTCCGAATTCACGCGAGTGCTGATGTCATCGGGCATTCTGAACATCGTGCTCGTACCCGTGCTCGCGAAGTACTTCGCCGAACTGGGCGCTGCGGCCGCCGTGCTGACGGCCGAGGCCGCCGTCGCCGCCGCGCTCGCAACCGTCGTCTATCGCGCCGGGATTCCGCTGCCTGGCAGTCCCGTCGCGCGGCGCGGCTAG